The genomic stretch TATTTCATATTGTGATAGAGGGTGTTGTCAATCGCAAAAGGATGGCTTCGACTGCCGTCGACTTCAAGAATGGCTTGATGAAGCGGTGTTTGAACCTGACTAAAATTAATCCATTGTACCTGCTCACCGGACGCGTTATTGGTGCCAAAGGGTGTGGTTTGTCCTTTGGCTACCACCTGCTGATTTTCATCCAACAGCTTCCAAGCGACGGGCGACGTGGCTTCAGTCGCCACGGTTGCGTATTTAGGTCCATGCACAAAATAGCCAACTTGGTTCACTCTCACGTCAGCCAGGTTGGTTTCTTTCACATATTCCGGGCCCGATAATTTCACGTCTTTGACACAGACAGTTGTCGGGGATTCGGTGCCCATTTGAAACTGTAATTGGACTTTGTCGTCATTATCTGCAGGCTTAAATGAAAACTGAAAAGGTTTAAGCTCTTGATTTAAAGAAATATCTTTGAGCAAATGAGTTGTGTATGGTGCACCATTGTGCTGCACGAGAGCCTTGACATTCGTTGCCTGCTTCGCCAGCGCACTGAATGTTAATTGGTAATCTTCGCCTTTTTGTAACGCCAGGCCCGATTGGCCGAGGATAACATCCCACGGATTTTGCCCTTGTTGGTTAAAGGTAATGCACCCCATGTTGTCATTTGCAGTCAGCTCCGCACCAGCCGCCCACCAGGAATCGGTGCCTTGTGAAAAGCTGCCATTGGTGAGTAGGTTTTCTCGGTGCTGGCTGGTACCAGCCGATGGCCCTGAATCGACGGCACAGCCACTCAGTCCAATAAAGCCACAACTGAAAAGAGTCACTATACATAAACGTTGTTTATTCATTATAACCTCTGGGATTGTTTAGCAGAAATAATAAGGGTTATCTATTCTGATGACCGTTATAACCTAAATATGCAAGGGTTTAATTAGGTCAATTCACTTAGAAATATAAGTATTTTGATAAAACGACATGTTGCTTAACAATGCAAGCGCTATTTTTTAAACTGTGAAGGTTACAGCTAATTAAATAAGCGATATAAAGAGGATTTTTAAAGATGAATTCATCTTTCAAGAAATCGTTTCATGACGTTTATGGAAGTGTGATTGAATTCATTTTTCTATTTATTTTCCGATAACTCAAATATGTTTTTATGGCTTAGATATAGAAAAAAAATTTTTAATGTCATTAAAGTTGACTCATCGGTCATAGGGACAAAGCTCGATAGTTAGAAGTAGGTGATTGTCATGCACAATGATCGAACGATACATGAGGTTTCATTATTAAGGATGAGGTTAACAATGATTACTACTTTTCGATGCAGTGTGTACGCCATATTACTCAATAGCTTGTTTGTTTCGTCTAGTTTTGCTTTGAATTGGAGTGGAATGAACTGGCAGGTATCAGACGGCTGGAAGAATGAAGGCAGTGAATTTGACTGTACTTGGCAGGCTAACAATGTTTGGCAAGAGGCTGATTTGTTAATTATGCACGCCAAGTCAGAATCTTACGGCAAGAGCTGTTCTGAAATTCGCACTTATGATTATGTCCGCAGGGGGCGCTATGAAGTGGAAATGCAGGCAGGTGCGGTGCCCGGAACCATCAGTTCATTTTTCACTTATGCGGGAGAATCTGGTACAGCGAGCCATTATGAAGTAGATATCGAATTGATGGGCGGGACCAACTTACTCCACACGAACGTATGGATTAGAGGTCAACAGTTTCCCGTTGATATCGATTTAGGTCAATATGGCATGTCAATCTGGAATATGGAGAAATATGCCTTTTCCATTGATGAGTATGGCGTGACGTGGGAGGTTTTTAGCCGCTATCAGAATAAATGGGTTCAAGTTCGAAGAGCGAGTACCAATGTGAGTAGCTATATGCAGCTATTTATTAATAACTGGATCAGTGCTAACCCTCAGTTCCCGCCAAGCTATTATAATGGCTCTCCAGCCTACGCTAAGTATCGTACAGTTAGATTTATTCCTTACGAATGAATGCGATTAAAAAATTGCCAATAATGAGAGTGTACATAATGAATATAATAATTAAAAAGTCGGTTCTTTTCTCTTTATTCCCTCTGATCATTACAGGGTGTAAATTTGATAAAGAGATCGATCATCTGGACGTTCAACCAACGGAGCAATCAAAACTGTTGGGTGTGAATGCCCTCGGATCGGTATCTGCTTGGGTTCAATCAGAAAGTGACGGTTGGAATGTCACGGAGGTCAGTGGTTCACCTGCCAGCATGACCGGTATCAATGCGGTGTTGATTAACAATAACGGGCAAAATGATACAGCCGACATACAGATTTCGGGTACTGGCAGTCATATTTTCATGCTCAAATCTGAATCGGCTATGAATCTGAGTCAGTATCAGTCCGGCTTTTTGCAATTTAAACTCCGAGCTAAAAGTGCTCTGCCGTCATCCATCGTGGTGTCAATTGATAACGAATGGCCAAACAGGAGCAGTTTGGTTGTTTCTGACGCATTAGAGGAATTAGCAGGGGGCGGGCAGTGGGAAACCCTGACTGTGCCAGTACAGTGTTTCCAACCTTTTGATGGTGCCACCGCAATTGATTTAACTAAAGTGGGGACGCCGTTTCATCTCGATGTCCAGCAGCCGTTTGATTACGAGATAACCGACGTAGAATATAGATTGAATGCGGGCACGGACTCCGTCCTGATTAGCTGTGGCTCAGATCCGGCTTCAAGTGGCGTTAATCAACCACCTGCTCTGCAAAGTACGGATATCGCGCTTTACTATTCCGGTGATAAAGCGCAGGCGCAAGATTACTCTTCTGTTTATCCATTGAATAGCTTTGGGTTTGATGTAGCAGAAAACAATCAAGTGATTCACGTTTCATCGTCTGATAATGGCGGCGTTTTTCTTGGAAGCGATAGTGCAGACAAGAATTTTTCTGCAGTTCAGGATAAGTTCATCAGCCTCGACCTGATGGTTAAGAGTTACGGAGAAACCAATGGTATCCAGCTTCGAATGGATGGGATTACTGAAGATTTCAATACATTCTTGACCCTGGATAATGCGATTTTACCCGCTGATAATGAATGGTATCGCTGTCAATTACCGATAGGCTCATTGATCCCACAAGGTAATCTGACTCAAGTTAGAAAAGCGCTATATCTGTCCGGGCCTTGGGATAGCATGAATAATTTGGATTTTTCCTTTACTAATGTTGCCGTCAGAAGCGAAGAGGAGGGCTATAACCCTTCATCCCCATGCGTAAAATTATAATTTTTTTAAATTTCACCATTTATAAGAATATCAATTCTTAATAGAAAAAAACATTAACTGATACAGTTAATGAGTGACATCGCTTTCTCTATAAATTTACTAATAAGTGTATTAATAGCGTTGTCAATTTTAAATAAAAATTACTGTCTAATAATAGGTATAAGAAATGAAAGCGTTAAAATTAATCTCTGCTTGTATTGCTTTGAGTTCTCCATTTTTATCCACCTCTACTCTTGCAGCAAATATAGAAGGTTTCAACTTTACCGGTTACGCTCGATACGGCGGCGCATTTCAAAATAGTGACGAAAAATTAGTAACCACGGCCGGAGCATTGAACGGCAATGCAACCGGTCGCCTGGGAAATGAAAACAACGGCGGAGAATTTGCCCTGTCGAGAACATTTACCAGTGATCAAGGGGCAAAATGGGACATCGTGGTGATGTTTGACCATTACTCTGATGAGTCCTGGGCCCAAAACGGCGGCGTGAAACTGAAAAAAGCTTATGCCAGTGTTACTAACTTCCTGCCTTCACAGCCAGAGTTGCGTGTCTGGGCGGGGCGTGACTTTCATCAGCGACCTCAAACGGATCTCAATGACTATTTTTGGATGACTCATGATGGTCAAGGGGGTGGTTTTTATAATCTGAACTTAGGCGGAGTAAAGCTTGACCTGGGAGGTATAGCGCAGGTTCAAGGCGATATGGTCGGAGACAGCGGTAAATATGGCATTACCTCGAAAATACACGGGATGCGGATTTTTGATAAAGCTGATCTGTCTTTCTATGCAAACTACGGCTTCGCATCTGAGAAAGCCAAAGAACAGCCTTATTATGATACCAAAGCTTATCAGTTGGCAGCGGATCTTTCGATGAATGGACATCAGTTATTATTCCGTTATTCGAATAATGCCAAAGATAGTGTGTTTGATCTGGTTGAAGATCAGGAAGCCTGGTTAGTGAGTTACAATGGTAAAACCGATTTTTCTGACAAAGCCGGAGTACAGTATTTAGCTGCTTATCAGTTCCTGGATGTCGCCGATTATAATGATCGAGCGAACTACAACGTAATTATCAGACCAACGTATGCGTGGGACAGTATTAATTCCACCTGGATTGAGGGTGGTTACAGCATCGTGGATTATAAAGATGTTGATGCCACAAACTCTTCATGGAAAATAACTGTTTCGCAAAACATTGCCATCGGCTCTCAAACTTGGGCACGTCCGATGTTACGTTTCTATACCACAGTGGGCAGTGCAGACAATGAATATGTTGGTTTTGATTCTGCCACGGGTGAAATGCAGTCAACTCGTCTCGATACGCTCACCTTCGGCGCAATGTTTGAAGCTTGGTGGTAAATGATATTGAACCATGAAGGTGGCTAGAACCAGCCTGATGTCATCGGCCGTGGTCAAGTTAAATCTGGCACTTGATCCCGGCCTAGTCTGCTCTATTGCTCAATACCGTTCCATTGCTCAATGCCGTATGGATGCAAGCTTCGGTGTCTTTTTGTCTGATACTCTTTCTCTTCTGATATGCTGTGATTGCCATTTCATTGAAGCATCAAATGTCGACCTATTAAATTAAAATACAATTAATACAGTATGTTAATTTATTCATGAAACTAATGTGATCGGCTTCGAGTCGCTCACTCATCTACCACCGACATGCATTTCTTTTGATAGAATTGTTATATGTGTGATCAAGGTTAAAAATAAGTGAGCATGGGTGCGTAAATGAGTAAGATTAGTGTAAATTTGCGCCTTGGCTGACACGTTAGCGTGGTCGGCCGATATGTGATGTCGGTATTGGGCACTTTTTACTCATTATCATATGAGTTGAATAAGCCATTTGCTATTCAGGGAAGTCAAAAAGAGCAATGCGAGTTTTAATTGTTGAGGATGATCGATTAATCAGTGAGTCATTAGAGCAACGCTTCAATGACCTTGGCCATGGCGTAGACTGTGCTTATGATGGTGATGTTGCCTATTCACTGATCAGTCACACACAGTATGATTTGATTATTTTAGACCTTAATTTACCCAAACGAAGCGGAGAAGAAATCACTAAAAAAATCCGCCAACTTTCAAATACGCCTATCCTGATTCTAACTGCGCGAAAACAGGTGTTCGACCGAATTAATTTACTTGATCTCGGCGCGGATGATTTTTTAAGTAAACCTTTCGACTTAGGCGAACTTGAGGCACGCTGCAGAAGTATTGTTCGGCGTAGTCGTGGCAATGATCATAATGTAATAGAGTTGGGTAATCTTAGTTTTGATTCAGTCACGGCGACAGTGAAAGTTAATGGAGAAAATATACAGCTTAAACAGCGGGAATATCGTCTGCTTGAAGTGTTTATTACTCACCCTAATCGAGTTTTGAGTAAAGAAGAAATTATTGATCACTTATATGGCTATGATAATCCGCCCAACCAAAATGCTATTGAAACTTATGTTGGGCGATTACGCAGGGCACTTGCGAATAGCGATGTAGAGATTAAAACTCTTCGAGGGTTGGGTTATGTTTTAGCTGTGCCAGCATGATGTTTGGCCTTCCTATATCAACAGGTTCCCTTCGCTTTCGTTTACTTGCTTATTCCACCAGTGCATTACTGTTCATCGGTTTAATATTTATGGTGGCAGTCAAACGTTTTGCTTATGAAACCGCTCAGCACACCTTCGATCGCCCGCTTGCGTATGCCGCATTACAAATTTTGGATGAAGTTCGCTTAGACGGTGAGGAATTGAGTGTTGATCTGCCGTTTTCAGCCTTTAGTGGCCTGGCCGACTCTCCGCGTGACAAGGTGTTTTATTTGGTGACAACGAGGCAGCGAGAGTATGTCACAGGGTACCAATCTCTGTTATCCGAACAGATTGTAATTGCTCAAATTAACGCGAACCCTCTTAATTTAGAGGTGGTTCCGCACTTCTTTGATCTAAAGTTCAAACAACAGCATGTACGCTTTGCCTTGGTTGGTCGGGTGATCAACACCAGGAAAGGACCACATCATGTGTATGTATTGATCGGACAAACGACAGAAGCGAGAAAAAATTGGGAGCAAACCTTGTCAGATACGGCTTCTAAGCTGATATTTGGTGTCGTACTTTGTATCATTATTGTCATTGTTGTTTTAATCACCCAAGTACTCAAACCACTCAAGCGGATTAATCAAAAAATATCTCAACGTTCGAATATTGATCTGACTCCCATCGATCTGCAGGGGCCAGAGGAAGTCATCAATCTTGTTAAAACAATTAATAGCTTCATGTCCCAGTTGGATAATACGTTAATCAATTTGAAGAACTTTACCAGTGAGGCAGCTCATCAGCTTAAGACGCCGGTCGCGGGGATGCGCTCTCAGGTTGAGTTGATGTTAAGCCGGGAAACATCCCCTAAAACGGTGTATTCGCTGCATCGTGTTTTAGAAGCGTGTGGCATTTTAGAAAGAACTATCGAACAGCTTTTGAATCATGCCACCATTAAACATCGCTTTCAGAGCCTGGAGCCAACCAGCATTAATATTAATCAGCTGGTGCAGTCGGTTTGCCGTGAACTGGCTATCAACGCATTAAAACGCAATATAGGACTCAGTTTTCAGCACAGTGGACAATATCAAATCAAAGGTGATGAGTTTGCACTCAAGCAGATGCTGTCTAACCTCATAGAGAATGCGATTAAATATTCTTCGGAGAATAGTCAGGTTGAAGTTGAAGTGATGCGCCGTGGAACTAAGGCTATTATCTTGATTCGAGATTTCGGCATTGGCATAAAAGATGAAGACAAGCCGTATGTTTTTGAGAGGTTTTATCGTACTTCAGGAAATAAGCAAACTGGCTCTGGACTCGGTATGTCTATCGCCGCAGATGTGGCTAAGAAATATCATGCCAGATTAGTGTTGTATGACACGATTCCACAAGGGTTAACGGTAGAGATACAATTTCCGTACAGAAAATGGGAGGAGATTCAATGAAAGCTTTTCGTACGATGCTGTTAATCATAGTATTTGGCTTCAGTACTTATAATGTTTGCGCCAATCAAATGAATCCGCGCATTGTTAGGGTATTTGGGGCAGCTTACTTGTCGGAAATGCAACCTTTGCTCGATGATTTTTCTCAGCGTAATCCGAACATCGAACTACGCTATCGCTGGATGACGAGTGAAAAGCTTGACCAATATGTACGCCAGAAGATTCTTCCTCAACCGGATGTCGTCATCAGCTCAGCGATGCACCTGCAACTGGGCTTGGTTAATGATGGCTATTCACTTGAGTATCACCATGAAAGATCGAGTGAAGACGGGAGTTTTGTTGTATTACCCGACTGGAGCCGATGGCGTGATGAGCTGTTTGGTGTCAGTTTTGAGCCTGCTGTGATTGTGTTTAATAATGCCTTTTTAGAGGGTAAACAAGTCCCGACTAATCGAGTTGAATTGCTTTCATTCATCCGGCGATACAGTCACGAGCTCATGGGAAAAATAGGACTTTATGATATACGCTCAGTGGGTATTGGTTATTTATTCTGGTCTTTTGAACGACAGCA from Vibrio ostreae encodes the following:
- a CDS encoding family 16 glycosylhydrolase — translated: MNWQVSDGWKNEGSEFDCTWQANNVWQEADLLIMHAKSESYGKSCSEIRTYDYVRRGRYEVEMQAGAVPGTISSFFTYAGESGTASHYEVDIELMGGTNLLHTNVWIRGQQFPVDIDLGQYGMSIWNMEKYAFSIDEYGVTWEVFSRYQNKWVQVRRASTNVSSYMQLFINNWISANPQFPPSYYNGSPAYAKYRTVRFIPYE
- a CDS encoding sensor histidine kinase, which gives rise to MMFGLPISTGSLRFRLLAYSTSALLFIGLIFMVAVKRFAYETAQHTFDRPLAYAALQILDEVRLDGEELSVDLPFSAFSGLADSPRDKVFYLVTTRQREYVTGYQSLLSEQIVIAQINANPLNLEVVPHFFDLKFKQQHVRFALVGRVINTRKGPHHVYVLIGQTTEARKNWEQTLSDTASKLIFGVVLCIIIVIVVLITQVLKPLKRINQKISQRSNIDLTPIDLQGPEEVINLVKTINSFMSQLDNTLINLKNFTSEAAHQLKTPVAGMRSQVELMLSRETSPKTVYSLHRVLEACGILERTIEQLLNHATIKHRFQSLEPTSININQLVQSVCRELAINALKRNIGLSFQHSGQYQIKGDEFALKQMLSNLIENAIKYSSENSQVEVEVMRRGTKAIILIRDFGIGIKDEDKPYVFERFYRTSGNKQTGSGLGMSIAADVAKKYHARLVLYDTIPQGLTVEIQFPYRKWEEIQ
- a CDS encoding carbohydrate porin, which codes for MKALKLISACIALSSPFLSTSTLAANIEGFNFTGYARYGGAFQNSDEKLVTTAGALNGNATGRLGNENNGGEFALSRTFTSDQGAKWDIVVMFDHYSDESWAQNGGVKLKKAYASVTNFLPSQPELRVWAGRDFHQRPQTDLNDYFWMTHDGQGGGFYNLNLGGVKLDLGGIAQVQGDMVGDSGKYGITSKIHGMRIFDKADLSFYANYGFASEKAKEQPYYDTKAYQLAADLSMNGHQLLFRYSNNAKDSVFDLVEDQEAWLVSYNGKTDFSDKAGVQYLAAYQFLDVADYNDRANYNVIIRPTYAWDSINSTWIEGGYSIVDYKDVDATNSSWKITVSQNIAIGSQTWARPMLRFYTTVGSADNEYVGFDSATGEMQSTRLDTLTFGAMFEAWW
- a CDS encoding ABC transporter substrate-binding protein; the encoded protein is MKAFRTMLLIIVFGFSTYNVCANQMNPRIVRVFGAAYLSEMQPLLDDFSQRNPNIELRYRWMTSEKLDQYVRQKILPQPDVVISSAMHLQLGLVNDGYSLEYHHERSSEDGSFVVLPDWSRWRDELFGVSFEPAVIVFNNAFLEGKQVPTNRVELLSFIRRYSHELMGKIGLYDIRSVGIGYLFWSFERQQARNYGQFLELFNHHNARTFNSTREMLEALSNGEIAMAYNILGSYSNSWKDQRANVTITAMKDYTPVIIRTALINRTTQNKQDAKRFIDYLLSSSGQWTMAQYTNMPPIRSDINSVNSASFLRQQYAEQLKPLPLDVRLLVFADKSKHEIVTTEWENALKNYD
- a CDS encoding response regulator transcription factor — its product is MRVLIVEDDRLISESLEQRFNDLGHGVDCAYDGDVAYSLISHTQYDLIILDLNLPKRSGEEITKKIRQLSNTPILILTARKQVFDRINLLDLGADDFLSKPFDLGELEARCRSIVRRSRGNDHNVIELGNLSFDSVTATVKVNGENIQLKQREYRLLEVFITHPNRVLSKEEIIDHLYGYDNPPNQNAIETYVGRLRRALANSDVEIKTLRGLGYVLAVPA
- a CDS encoding putative glycoside hydrolase — encoded protein: MNIIIKKSVLFSLFPLIITGCKFDKEIDHLDVQPTEQSKLLGVNALGSVSAWVQSESDGWNVTEVSGSPASMTGINAVLINNNGQNDTADIQISGTGSHIFMLKSESAMNLSQYQSGFLQFKLRAKSALPSSIVVSIDNEWPNRSSLVVSDALEELAGGGQWETLTVPVQCFQPFDGATAIDLTKVGTPFHLDVQQPFDYEITDVEYRLNAGTDSVLISCGSDPASSGVNQPPALQSTDIALYYSGDKAQAQDYSSVYPLNSFGFDVAENNQVIHVSSSDNGGVFLGSDSADKNFSAVQDKFISLDLMVKSYGETNGIQLRMDGITEDFNTFLTLDNAILPADNEWYRCQLPIGSLIPQGNLTQVRKALYLSGPWDSMNNLDFSFTNVAVRSEEEGYNPSSPCVKL